A window of the Pseudomonas furukawaii genome harbors these coding sequences:
- a CDS encoding zinc-binding alcohol dehydrogenase family protein, giving the protein MKAIAYFQNLPIDHPESLQDIVLPEPQPGPRDLLVEVRAISVNPVDTKVRRNAAPEAGQPRVLGWDVAGVVKAVGSEVTLFRPGDRVFYAGDLTRPGGNAEFHRVDERIVGPMPRSLDFAQAAALPLTSITAWELLFDRLQIAQGDASLGQSLLVVGAAGGVGSILVQLARQLTGLTVIGTASRPETQAWVRELGAHQVLDHRQPLAEELRRAGLSSVTHVASLTQTDQHLDQLVEALAPQGRLGLIDDPASLDVTRLKRKSLSLHWEFMYTRSMFQTPDILEQHRLLARVAQLIDAGVLKTTVGEHFGTINAANLRRAHALLESGKAKGKIVLEGFA; this is encoded by the coding sequence ATGAAAGCCATCGCCTATTTCCAGAACCTCCCCATCGACCACCCTGAATCCCTTCAGGACATCGTCCTGCCGGAGCCCCAGCCGGGTCCCCGCGACCTGCTGGTGGAGGTCCGCGCCATCTCGGTCAACCCCGTGGACACCAAGGTGCGCCGCAACGCCGCCCCGGAAGCGGGCCAGCCCAGGGTGCTGGGCTGGGACGTGGCGGGCGTGGTGAAGGCGGTGGGCAGCGAGGTCACCCTGTTCCGGCCCGGTGACCGGGTGTTCTATGCCGGCGACCTGACCCGTCCCGGCGGCAACGCCGAGTTCCATCGGGTGGACGAGCGCATCGTCGGCCCCATGCCCCGGTCCCTGGACTTCGCCCAGGCCGCCGCCCTGCCGCTGACCTCCATCACCGCCTGGGAGCTGCTGTTCGACCGGCTGCAGATCGCCCAGGGCGACGCCAGCCTGGGCCAGAGCCTGCTGGTGGTGGGTGCCGCCGGTGGCGTGGGCTCGATCCTGGTGCAACTGGCCCGGCAGCTCACCGGCCTGACCGTGATCGGCACCGCCTCCCGTCCCGAAACCCAGGCCTGGGTCCGCGAGCTGGGCGCCCACCAGGTGCTCGACCACCGCCAGCCGCTGGCCGAGGAACTGCGGCGCGCTGGGCTGTCCAGCGTCACCCACGTGGCCAGCCTGACCCAGACCGACCAGCACCTGGACCAGTTGGTGGAAGCCCTGGCGCCCCAGGGCCGCCTGGGCCTGATCGACGACCCGGCGTCCCTCGACGTGACCCGGCTCAAGCGCAAGAGCCTGTCCCTGCACTGGGAGTTCATGTACACCCGCTCGATGTTCCAGACCCCGGACATCCTCGAACAGCACCGCCTGCTGGCGCGGGTCGCCCAACTGATCGACGCCGGCGTGCTGAAGACCACCGTCGGCGAGCACTTCGGCACCATCAACGCGGCCAATCTGCGCCGTGCCCACGCCTTGCTGGAAAGCGGCAAGGCCAAGGGCAAGATCGTCCTCGAAGGCTTCGCCTGA
- a CDS encoding LysR family transcriptional regulator, whose protein sequence is MLRLDDLALFVNTADHGSLSAAARKLDVSPAVASAALKRLERQLEARLFVRSTRSLRLTPEGEQFLVHARNALDSLAEGQRQLLGGREDIAGVLQLSAPSDFGRNVLLPWLDAFQQEHPRLALRLHLSDRVADLFRQSVDIAIRYGEPEDSSLVALPLAPDNRRVLCAAPDYFARRGRPDTPEDLAGHNCLLYQLGGRVHDRWSFSEGRREQVVTVGGDRASDDADVVRRWAVAGQGLTYKSWLDVAGDVRAGRLQLALSRYRGEATPLNLICAHRAQLSKPVRLLQAFVQARCSALLAAAPWS, encoded by the coding sequence ATGCTGCGCCTCGACGACCTCGCCCTGTTCGTCAACACCGCCGACCACGGCAGCCTCTCGGCGGCCGCGCGCAAGCTGGACGTCTCCCCCGCCGTGGCCAGCGCCGCCCTCAAGCGCCTGGAGCGGCAACTGGAGGCCCGGTTGTTCGTGCGCTCCACCCGCAGCCTGCGGCTGACACCCGAGGGCGAGCAGTTCCTGGTCCACGCCCGCAATGCCCTGGACAGCCTCGCCGAAGGCCAGCGCCAGTTGCTCGGCGGACGTGAGGACATCGCCGGGGTGCTGCAGCTTTCGGCGCCTTCGGATTTTGGCCGCAACGTGCTGCTGCCCTGGCTGGACGCGTTCCAGCAGGAGCACCCGCGCCTCGCCTTGCGCCTGCACCTGAGCGACCGGGTGGCCGACCTGTTCCGCCAGTCCGTGGACATCGCCATCCGCTACGGGGAGCCGGAGGACTCGAGCCTGGTGGCGCTGCCCCTGGCGCCGGACAATCGCCGGGTACTCTGCGCCGCGCCGGACTACTTCGCCCGCCGGGGTCGTCCCGACACCCCCGAGGACCTGGCCGGGCACAACTGCCTGCTCTACCAGCTCGGTGGCCGCGTCCACGACCGCTGGAGCTTCAGTGAAGGCCGGCGCGAGCAGGTGGTGACTGTGGGTGGCGACCGGGCCAGCGACGATGCCGACGTGGTGCGGCGCTGGGCGGTGGCGGGGCAGGGCCTCACCTACAAGTCCTGGCTGGACGTGGCCGGCGACGTGCGCGCCGGCCGTCTGCAACTGGCGCTGTCCCGCTACCGGGGCGAGGCCACCCCGCTGAACCTGATCTGCGCCCACCGTGCCCAGTTGAGCAAGCCGGTTCGGCTGCTGCAGGCGTTCGTCCAGGCGCGTTGCAGCGCCTTGCTGGCGGCGGCTCCCTGGTCCTGA